The following coding sequences are from one Nitrospirae bacterium CG2_30_53_67 window:
- a CDS encoding peptide ABC transporter ATP-binding protein, with product MPILEIKNLTIHFHTDAGVVQAVNHLSLTLEKGEVLGMVGESGCGKSVTALSIMRLLLMPPARVVTGEILFEGRNLLALDSEEMRKIRGNRISMIFQEPMTSLNPVFTVGDQIAEAVMAHQNLMKKEAMDKTVQLLKSVQIPSPEQRISEYPHQLSGGMRQRVMIAMALSGSPSILIADEPTTALDVTIQAQILDLMSNIREESDMSILMITHDLGVIAEMADRTVVMYAGEVVEHARTVDLFQRPCHPYTIGLMQSIPRIGSHGARDRLKAIPGTVSDLIDVAPWCKFSDRCVHVTGECRQRNPDLVEMESGHFVRCFKHVGVVTS from the coding sequence ATGCCCATCCTTGAAATCAAAAATCTGACCATCCATTTTCATACCGATGCCGGTGTGGTGCAGGCCGTGAATCATCTCTCTTTGACCTTGGAAAAAGGAGAGGTTCTCGGTATGGTGGGGGAGTCCGGGTGCGGCAAGAGCGTAACGGCCCTTTCCATCATGAGACTTCTTCTCATGCCTCCGGCAAGGGTGGTCACAGGGGAGATTTTGTTTGAAGGCCGCAATCTCCTTGCACTCGATTCCGAGGAGATGCGGAAAATTCGGGGGAACAGGATCTCCATGATCTTTCAGGAGCCCATGACCTCCCTGAACCCGGTCTTTACAGTCGGGGACCAGATTGCAGAGGCCGTCATGGCGCATCAGAACCTCATGAAGAAGGAGGCCATGGATAAAACCGTGCAGCTTCTGAAATCGGTGCAGATCCCTTCCCCGGAGCAGCGGATCTCTGAATATCCTCACCAGCTTTCCGGAGGGATGCGGCAGCGCGTGATGATCGCCATGGCCCTATCCGGGAGCCCTTCCATCCTGATTGCAGACGAGCCCACGACCGCACTGGATGTGACCATACAGGCCCAGATCCTCGATCTCATGAGCAATATCCGTGAGGAATCCGACATGTCCATCCTCATGATCACACACGATCTCGGCGTCATTGCGGAAATGGCGGATCGGACCGTGGTCATGTATGCCGGAGAGGTTGTGGAGCATGCCCGGACCGTGGACCTTTTCCAACGGCCCTGTCATCCCTATACCATCGGGCTGATGCAATCCATTCCCCGCATCGGCAGCCACGGAGCGAGGGATCGTCTCAAGGCCATTCCCGGCACGGTATCGGATCTGATTGATGTCGCCCCATGGTGCAAGTTTTCGGATCGCTGCGTCCATGTCACCGGAGAATGCCGGCAGCGGAACCCTGATCTGGTGGAGATGGAATCCGGACATTTTGTCCGGTGTTTCAAGCATGTCGGGGTGGTCACGTCATGA
- a CDS encoding HflC protein has translation MKKLSAVAGVLIILAMLSLSQVLFTVDQTESALLVQLGKPVRTIHDPGLHVKVPFVQQVIFFDNRILEYDAAAKGIITRDKKNLVVDNFAKWRIKDPLRFYQTMRNEFGAQARLDDIIYSNLRAELGKYDLIQMVSENRSQIMKTVTQDTNRKALSYGIEVVDVRIKRADLPPENEKHVYDRMKAEREQEAKRYRSEGEEAAMKIRAEAEKEKTIILAEAKRKSQELKGEGDASATKIYAEAFQNDPEFFEFIRSMDAYKKSLPDKTLLLIGPESEFFRFLKKSR, from the coding sequence ATGAAAAAACTTTCTGCCGTGGCCGGCGTCCTGATCATCCTGGCCATGTTGTCCCTCTCCCAGGTTCTCTTTACCGTGGATCAGACGGAATCGGCCCTTCTGGTGCAATTGGGAAAGCCGGTCCGGACCATCCATGACCCAGGCCTTCATGTCAAGGTCCCCTTTGTCCAGCAGGTCATCTTTTTTGACAATCGGATTCTGGAATATGATGCGGCGGCTAAAGGAATCATTACCAGGGATAAGAAGAACCTGGTGGTGGACAACTTTGCAAAATGGAGAATCAAGGACCCGCTGAGGTTCTATCAGACCATGCGGAATGAATTCGGGGCGCAGGCCCGCCTGGACGACATTATCTACTCGAATCTCAGGGCGGAGCTCGGAAAATATGATCTCATCCAGATGGTTTCAGAAAACCGATCCCAGATCATGAAGACGGTGACACAGGATACCAACCGAAAGGCCCTCTCTTATGGGATCGAAGTGGTGGATGTCCGGATCAAGAGAGCGGACCTTCCGCCGGAAAATGAGAAACATGTCTATGACCGGATGAAGGCGGAGCGGGAGCAGGAGGCCAAGAGGTACCGTTCCGAAGGTGAAGAGGCGGCCATGAAGATCCGGGCCGAGGCGGAAAAGGAGAAGACCATCATCCTGGCCGAGGCAAAACGAAAATCCCAGGAGCTCAAAGGCGAAGGGGATGCCTCAGCCACTAAAATTTATGCGGAGGCCTTTCAGAATGACCCTGAGTTTTTTGAGTTCATCCGGTCTATGGATGCGTATAAAAAATCATTGCCGGACAAGACCCTTCTGCTTATCGGCCCGGAATCGGAATTTTTCAGGTTCTTAAAGAAGAGCCGGTGA
- a CDS encoding HflK protein, translating into MPWNPGSPGGGPWGEGPLPIEDMVKKFEESFRSFKSLKHKIPGAGAIVMVILALWVLSGIFIVAPDEMGVVKRFGKMVRTAQPGPHWHIPFPVESALKPKVTKVHRVEVGFRTVDSGSPARYREVPAEALMLTGDANIVALEFIVQYRIQDPVSYLFNIRDQEKTIKDAAEAAIREVVGKNKIDEVLTEGKFQIQQDTMTLLQGILDRYEVGIMVDAVQLQDVLPPEPVIAAFKDVASAKEDKEKIENQSMGYRNDILPKAKGMAQQIINEAQAYREAKINEAKGDASRFLQVLAEYKKAKDVTRTRIYLETLEEILPRMEKVLLDQNVSERVLPYLPLERLMEKGGQEKAKP; encoded by the coding sequence AAAAATTTGAAGAATCGTTCCGGTCTTTCAAGTCTTTGAAGCATAAGATCCCGGGGGCAGGGGCCATCGTGATGGTGATTCTGGCCTTGTGGGTTTTATCCGGGATTTTTATTGTGGCCCCGGATGAGATGGGGGTGGTGAAGCGGTTCGGAAAGATGGTGAGAACTGCGCAGCCTGGCCCGCACTGGCATATCCCTTTTCCTGTGGAATCGGCGCTCAAGCCCAAGGTGACCAAGGTTCACCGGGTGGAGGTGGGATTTAGAACCGTCGACTCCGGTTCGCCGGCCCGGTATCGGGAGGTTCCCGCCGAGGCCCTGATGCTCACCGGAGACGCCAATATCGTGGCCCTGGAGTTTATTGTGCAGTACCGGATCCAGGACCCGGTCTCTTATCTCTTCAACATCCGTGATCAGGAGAAGACCATCAAGGATGCGGCAGAGGCAGCCATCCGCGAGGTGGTCGGCAAGAATAAGATCGATGAAGTTCTGACCGAGGGAAAGTTCCAGATCCAGCAGGATACCATGACCCTGCTCCAGGGGATCCTGGACCGGTACGAGGTCGGAATCATGGTGGACGCGGTCCAACTGCAGGATGTCCTCCCTCCCGAGCCGGTGATCGCCGCCTTCAAGGATGTGGCCTCGGCCAAAGAGGACAAGGAAAAGATCGAGAACCAGTCTATGGGTTACCGAAATGACATCCTCCCCAAGGCCAAGGGTATGGCCCAGCAGATCATCAATGAGGCACAGGCCTACCGTGAGGCCAAGATCAATGAGGCCAAAGGGGATGCCAGCCGCTTCCTTCAGGTCCTTGCCGAGTATAAGAAGGCTAAGGATGTCACGAGGACCAGAATCTACCTGGAAACCCTTGAGGAGATCCTTCCCCGGATGGAAAAGGTTCTCCTGGATCAGAACGTATCTGAAAGAGTGTTGCCCTACCTCCCGCTCGAACGGCTGATGGAAAAAGGCGGGCAGGAAAAGGCCAAACCATAA